One window from the genome of Pseudanabaena yagii GIHE-NHR1 encodes:
- a CDS encoding sll0787 family AIR synthase-like protein, whose translation MLSELVKRLQRSLSLPQKQDIQTAAKALYRARQADIWQSDRVLIGDDCAAIPDSDGYLLLASEGMLPQLIETDPWFAGWCAVMVNVSDIYAMGGVPIAVVDSIWSQTREQTAPIWEGMCAASLAYQVPIVGGHTNCHSIYNALSVAILGRAHHLISSFKAQPNDLLLIATDFRGQCHSDYAFWNAATTAEPERLRQNLAILPRLAANGWCDAGKDISMGGIVGTLLMLLETSKCGAILDLDRVPCPDSLSLEKWLTSFPSYGFLLSIRPEHLANVQAEFEQQDLVCAVIGEVQANTQLILRSQGESCLFWDFKHEALTGF comes from the coding sequence ATGCTTTCAGAACTGGTAAAAAGATTGCAGCGATCGCTTAGTTTGCCACAAAAGCAAGATATTCAAACGGCGGCAAAGGCGTTATATCGGGCGAGGCAAGCTGACATATGGCAAAGCGATCGGGTTTTAATCGGTGATGACTGTGCAGCGATTCCCGATAGCGATGGCTATTTACTATTAGCTTCTGAGGGAATGTTACCCCAACTAATTGAAACTGACCCTTGGTTTGCGGGTTGGTGTGCGGTGATGGTCAATGTGAGCGATATCTACGCGATGGGAGGCGTGCCGATCGCCGTTGTCGATAGCATTTGGAGTCAAACCCGCGAACAGACCGCACCAATATGGGAAGGAATGTGCGCTGCATCTCTTGCCTATCAAGTTCCCATTGTTGGCGGTCATACTAATTGTCATAGTATTTACAATGCTCTATCTGTGGCTATTTTAGGACGCGCTCACCATCTGATCTCTAGTTTCAAGGCTCAGCCCAACGATTTGTTATTAATCGCAACGGATTTTCGCGGGCAATGTCATTCCGATTATGCCTTTTGGAATGCTGCCACCACCGCCGAGCCTGAGCGATTGCGCCAAAATCTAGCCATCTTACCAAGACTAGCGGCGAATGGTTGGTGTGACGCAGGTAAGGATATCAGCATGGGTGGAATTGTTGGCACATTGCTGATGCTCTTAGAAACCTCTAAATGTGGCGCAATTCTCGATCTCGATCGCGTTCCTTGCCCTGATTCACTTTCGCTCGAAAAATGGTTAACTTCATTTCCTAGCTATGGATTTCTCTTGAGCATCCGACCCGAACATTTAGCTAATGTACAAGCGGAATTTGAGCAACAGGATTTAGTCTGCGCGGTGATTGGGGAAGTACAAGCAAACACTCAATTGATATTGCGATCGCAAGGTGAATCATGTTTGTTTTGGGATTTCAAGCATGAAGCTTTAACTGGATTTTGA
- a CDS encoding MSMEG_0567/Sll0786 family nitrogen starvation N-acetyltransferase: MTQPYIFKLATSPKEIKDYFDLRRAIFVEEQDVFEEDDLDDIDKTAYPIVAIETASDRVVGVVRIYETQPRLWYGGRLGTHPEFRRGWQIGKGLIHKAVTTANTWGCDRFLATVQLQNVRFFQRLHWESLKEITICDRPHHLMEADLNFYPAAIELCPSLLWQSHKVS; this comes from the coding sequence ATGACACAACCTTATATTTTTAAACTTGCCACCTCTCCTAAAGAAATAAAAGATTACTTCGATTTAAGAAGGGCGATCTTTGTGGAAGAGCAGGATGTATTTGAAGAAGACGATCTTGATGATATCGATAAAACCGCTTATCCCATTGTTGCCATAGAAACCGCCAGCGATCGCGTTGTCGGTGTGGTCAGAATATACGAAACCCAGCCCAGACTTTGGTATGGGGGGAGATTGGGGACTCATCCAGAATTTCGTCGTGGTTGGCAGATTGGCAAAGGATTGATCCATAAGGCTGTCACCACGGCAAATACTTGGGGCTGCGATCGCTTTTTGGCAACAGTCCAATTACAGAACGTGCGCTTTTTCCAGCGTCTCCATTGGGAATCTCTAAAAGAGATCACGATTTGCGATCGCCCTCATCACTTAATGGAAGCCGATCTCAATTTCTATCCTGCGGCGATCGAGCTATGTCCTAGTCTCCTTTGGCAAAGTCACAAGGTATCTTAG